One window of Mesorhizobium sp. PAMC28654 genomic DNA carries:
- a CDS encoding formate dehydrogenase accessory sulfurtransferase FdhD produces the protein MQTVKVVPELAVVMPDPAAPRLTERVSGIDHTGALVEINVPAERALTLYLNAQEIVTMMTINDYPEYLALGYLLNQNMLKPDDVVTEVEYDDDLQVVVVRTERNTNYEQKLKKRTLTSGCAQGTAFGDLMEALEEIDLPAAELRTSWLYQMTRIINTTPSLYLEAGAIHGCVLCREGIPICYMEDVGRHNAVDKIAGWMYRHDVNPADKILYTTGRLTSEMTIKTVRMGIPILVSRSGFTAWGVALARQVGLTLVGRARGKRFTALSGEKRIVFDQDIEQVEEEPSRHRRKGGENDE, from the coding sequence ATGCAAACTGTCAAAGTCGTTCCTGAATTGGCTGTCGTTATGCCGGACCCGGCCGCCCCCCGCCTTACTGAGAGGGTAAGCGGCATCGATCACACTGGCGCGCTCGTCGAAATCAACGTGCCTGCCGAGCGAGCGCTCACGCTCTATCTCAACGCGCAGGAAATCGTCACCATGATGACGATCAACGATTATCCGGAGTATTTGGCTCTCGGCTACCTGCTCAACCAGAACATGCTCAAGCCGGACGATGTCGTCACCGAGGTCGAATATGACGATGACCTCCAGGTGGTCGTCGTGCGGACCGAGCGTAACACCAACTACGAACAGAAGCTGAAGAAGCGGACGCTGACATCTGGCTGTGCACAAGGCACCGCCTTCGGCGATCTCATGGAGGCGCTCGAAGAAATCGATCTGCCAGCGGCCGAACTGCGGACCTCCTGGCTCTATCAGATGACCCGTATCATCAACACCACGCCTTCGCTCTATCTTGAGGCAGGCGCGATCCATGGCTGCGTTCTGTGCAGAGAAGGAATTCCAATCTGTTACATGGAGGATGTCGGTCGTCACAACGCGGTCGACAAGATTGCTGGCTGGATGTACCGCCACGACGTCAATCCGGCAGACAAAATCCTCTACACGACTGGCCGGCTCACCTCCGAAATGACCATCAAGACCGTGCGCATGGGCATTCCAATCCTCGTTTCGCGATCTGGATTCACGGCTTGGGGAGTGGCGCTTGCACGACAGGTCGGTTTGACCTTGGTCGGACGAGCGCGCGGCAAACGGTTCACCGCGCTTTCCGGCGAAAAAAGGATCGTGTTTGACCAGGATATCGA
- the glp gene encoding gephyrin-like molybdotransferase Glp, which translates to MAQLSDDCFAFGGPLIPVDEILALIASRLGPLDGHELVTLGAADGRILAHDLLAPLPLPPFTNSAVDGYAIRGADIPDAAAQSFPVTDYVQAGMAARQAMAPGQAIRIFTGAPMPDGADTVFMQEDVVVGPADSVTLPPGLKRGSNVRPTGEDIPLGKKVLKAGHQLRPQDVALVAALGMTGVEVTKPVRVAIFSTGNEIVAPGAERGASQLFDSNRFMLSAMASRLGCLVTDLGILRDDRAAIAEVLDAAASTHDLILTSGGVSTGEADFVKASVESVGTLVFWRVAVKPGRPVAMGVIKGTPFIGLPGNPVASFVTFALIARPAIMALAGASPAPIAKMPIRAAFSYRKKVGRREYVRVNFRQGQDGLPEAVKFPREGAGLLSSLVDTDGLIELDEESTEVKVGDIVGFIPYSFLI; encoded by the coding sequence ATGGCACAACTTTCGGACGATTGCTTCGCGTTCGGCGGCCCGCTTATCCCGGTCGACGAAATCCTCGCGCTTATCGCGTCGCGCCTTGGCCCCCTGGATGGACACGAACTCGTGACGCTTGGCGCGGCCGATGGCCGCATTCTTGCCCACGATCTTCTGGCGCCATTGCCACTACCCCCCTTCACCAATTCGGCGGTCGACGGCTACGCCATTCGTGGCGCCGATATCCCCGATGCTGCTGCCCAGAGCTTTCCCGTTACAGACTATGTTCAGGCTGGCATGGCTGCACGCCAGGCCATGGCACCCGGCCAAGCCATTCGCATCTTCACTGGGGCGCCGATGCCGGACGGTGCGGACACGGTGTTCATGCAGGAAGATGTCGTTGTCGGCCCCGCCGATAGCGTAACGCTGCCGCCCGGTCTGAAGCGGGGTTCAAACGTACGCCCGACGGGCGAGGATATCCCCTTGGGGAAAAAGGTTTTGAAAGCAGGTCACCAGCTTCGTCCTCAAGACGTCGCCCTGGTTGCGGCATTGGGCATGACAGGCGTCGAGGTGACCAAGCCGGTAAGGGTCGCCATTTTCTCGACCGGCAACGAAATTGTTGCCCCCGGAGCAGAACGTGGAGCCTCGCAGCTTTTCGATTCCAACCGCTTCATGTTGTCAGCAATGGCTTCACGCCTGGGCTGCTTGGTCACAGATCTTGGCATTCTGAGAGACGATCGCGCGGCGATCGCCGAAGTCCTGGATGCTGCAGCCTCGACGCACGATCTGATCCTTACATCCGGGGGCGTATCAACAGGCGAAGCCGATTTCGTCAAGGCAAGTGTCGAAAGCGTGGGAACGCTTGTGTTCTGGCGCGTCGCAGTCAAACCCGGCCGCCCCGTTGCCATGGGAGTCATCAAAGGCACCCCGTTCATAGGACTGCCTGGGAATCCGGTCGCGAGTTTTGTCACGTTCGCCTTGATTGCCCGGCCGGCGATCATGGCTCTGGCGGGAGCGTCGCCGGCCCCAATAGCAAAAATGCCGATCCGAGCTGCATTCTCCTACCGAAAGAAGGTGGGGAGACGTGAGTATGTCCGCGTCAATTTTCGCCAAGGGCAGGACGGCTTGCCGGAAGCTGTCAAGTTTCCGCGAGAGGGTGCAGGCCTGCTTTCATCCCTTGTCGACACAGATGGTCTTATCGAACTCGACGAGGAAAGCACCGAGGTCAAAGTGGGCGATATAGTCGGATTCATCCCCTACTCCTTCCTGATCTAG
- a CDS encoding sulfurtransferase TusA family protein — MKTTKLDLSGLKCPLPALKTRKALSSIERGDRLEVHCTDPLSAIDIPNLINETGDCLESTDRAGNSIVFLITKASASPAKPKRF; from the coding sequence ATGAAGACCACAAAGCTTGACCTATCAGGCCTGAAATGCCCGCTGCCAGCGCTGAAGACGCGCAAGGCACTTTCGTCAATCGAACGGGGCGACAGGCTCGAAGTCCATTGTACGGACCCTTTGTCCGCCATCGACATTCCCAACCTCATCAACGAAACGGGAGACTGCCTCGAAAGCACCGATCGCGCCGGGAACAGCATCGTATTTCTGATCACAAAGGCAAGCGCCTCTCCTGCAAAGCCCAAGCGTTTCTAG
- a CDS encoding NAD(P)H-dependent oxidoreductase subunit E, translating into MTMQARRPRDRGPKGRALEDTALREVQDLLMGRQRRRDLLIEFLHLIQDAYGCLSARHLRALAEDMRLSQAEVYEVASFYDHFDVVKEGEAPPAPLTIRVCDSISCMLAGAESLLDDLASKVDPAAIRVMRAPCMGRCASAPAARIGDREVDHATAERLSEMAQIGDTKVAVPEYIGFEAYHAAGGYQLLQKVRDGVLSTEAIIATMQGAGLRGLGGAGFPAGKKWEFVRSYKGPRLMSINGDEGEPGTFKDRVYLERAPHRTLEGALIAAHAVEAGHIYFYMRDEYPAVLQILRSEIAALELAGIAEPGFIELRRGAGAYICGEESAMLESIEGKRGLPRHRPPYIAEVGLFGRPTLNHNVETLWWIRDIVEKGAEWFAGLGRPGHPGVRSWSVSGRVKNPGVKLAPAGITVRELIEDYCDGMQDGHTFKAYLPGGASGGILPASMGDIPLDFGGELAKQGAFVGSHAVVVFSDQDSAKAATVNLLKFFRHESCGQCTPCREGTGKMVSLLEKDGPLNEAGLRDLEMVMRDSSICGLGQAAPNPVNHLLKHFREDI; encoded by the coding sequence ATGACGATGCAAGCTCGGCGCCCTCGCGATCGAGGACCGAAGGGACGAGCCCTTGAGGATACCGCGCTCAGGGAGGTCCAGGACCTGCTTATGGGTCGACAGCGCCGCCGCGATCTCCTGATCGAATTTCTGCATCTGATACAAGACGCGTATGGATGCCTGTCGGCGCGCCATCTTCGGGCGCTGGCCGAGGACATGCGCCTTTCGCAAGCCGAGGTTTACGAAGTCGCGTCGTTCTATGACCATTTCGACGTCGTCAAGGAGGGCGAGGCACCGCCGGCACCGCTGACGATCCGGGTGTGCGACTCGATCAGTTGCATGCTTGCCGGAGCGGAAAGCCTTCTGGACGATCTCGCCTCGAAGGTCGATCCCGCCGCTATCCGGGTCATGCGCGCGCCCTGCATGGGTCGGTGCGCTTCGGCGCCCGCGGCGCGTATCGGGGACCGAGAAGTCGATCACGCCACGGCCGAACGGCTGTCGGAGATGGCGCAGATTGGCGATACGAAAGTCGCGGTGCCGGAATATATAGGCTTTGAAGCCTACCATGCGGCCGGCGGTTACCAGCTTCTGCAGAAGGTGCGCGACGGCGTCCTCTCCACCGAGGCCATCATCGCGACCATGCAGGGTGCGGGCCTGAGAGGACTTGGCGGGGCTGGCTTCCCGGCTGGCAAGAAATGGGAGTTTGTCCGCTCCTACAAAGGCCCCCGGTTGATGTCGATCAATGGTGACGAGGGTGAGCCTGGTACATTCAAGGATCGGGTCTACCTCGAACGTGCCCCCCATCGCACATTGGAGGGTGCGCTGATCGCTGCCCATGCGGTGGAAGCCGGTCACATCTATTTCTACATGCGCGACGAGTATCCGGCGGTGCTTCAAATCCTTCGAAGCGAAATCGCCGCGCTCGAACTGGCCGGTATCGCCGAGCCCGGATTTATCGAGCTTCGGCGTGGTGCCGGCGCCTACATTTGCGGCGAGGAAAGTGCGATGCTGGAGAGCATCGAAGGCAAGCGTGGCCTGCCGCGCCACCGCCCGCCCTACATCGCTGAAGTCGGCCTGTTCGGGCGGCCAACGCTCAATCACAATGTCGAGACACTTTGGTGGATCCGCGACATCGTGGAAAAGGGCGCGGAATGGTTTGCGGGCCTGGGCAGGCCTGGTCACCCCGGGGTGCGCTCATGGTCCGTCTCGGGTCGCGTGAAAAACCCAGGGGTCAAGCTGGCGCCGGCCGGTATCACGGTTCGCGAGCTGATTGAGGACTACTGCGACGGCATGCAGGACGGCCACACGTTCAAGGCTTACCTGCCGGGTGGTGCGTCTGGCGGCATCTTGCCGGCGTCCATGGGCGACATCCCTCTCGATTTCGGCGGTGAACTTGCCAAGCAAGGCGCATTTGTCGGCTCCCATGCGGTGGTGGTATTTTCCGACCAGGACAGCGCCAAGGCAGCGACGGTCAATCTGCTTAAGTTCTTCCGGCATGAGAGCTGCGGTCAGTGCACCCCATGCCGCGAGGGAACCGGAAAAATGGTTTCGCTGCTGGAGAAGGATGGTCCCCTCAACGAGGCCGGACTGCGCGACCTGGAGATGGTGATGCGCGATTCCTCGATCTGCGGCTTGGGCCAGGCGGCTCCCAACCCGGTCAACCATCTGCTCAAACACTTCCGCGAGGATATCTGA